A single Bacteroidota bacterium DNA region contains:
- a CDS encoding 4'-phosphopantetheinyl transferase superfamily protein gives MFLLRNAGNRGKLSIWHITEPVDELLKMKNFSEEDLKIVNGFSYEHRKKEWLVSRILLEEITGNKNLKIVYDENNKPFLENSKKNISISHSHNLLALIIDEKETGIDIEQIKPNVLRIKEKFMSDLELKALERGHKEEELTLYWCVKESLYKLYGKKKLTFKENLFVEPFEYLGKGKIMGEIIFGSERKKYILHYEKISADGKEFMLTYVLNE, from the coding sequence ATGTTCCTACTCAGAAACGCGGGCAACAGGGGAAAACTTAGTATCTGGCATATTACAGAACCGGTGGATGAACTTTTGAAGATGAAAAATTTTTCTGAAGAAGATTTAAAAATTGTGAACGGTTTTTCCTATGAGCATAGAAAAAAAGAATGGCTTGTTTCAAGAATTCTGCTGGAAGAAATAACAGGAAATAAAAATCTGAAAATAGTGTATGATGAAAACAATAAACCATTTTTAGAAAATTCAAAAAAAAATATTTCCATTTCTCATTCTCATAATCTTCTTGCGCTCATCATTGATGAAAAGGAAACGGGAATTGATATTGAACAAATCAAGCCTAATGTTTTGCGGATTAAAGAAAAATTTATGAGTGATTTGGAATTGAAAGCGCTGGAGCGCGGACATAAAGAAGAAGAGCTCACGCTTTACTGGTGCGTGAAAGAATCGCTGTATAAATTATACGGGAAGAAAAAATTAACTTTTAAAGAAAATCTTTTTGTCGAACCGTTTGAATATTTAGGAAAAGGAAAAATTATGGGAGAAATTATTTTCGGTTCGGAAAGAAAGAAATATATCCTGCATTACGAAAAAATTTCAGCAGATGGAAAAGAGTTTATGCTGACATATGTCCTGAATGAATAA
- the thiS gene encoding sulfur carrier protein ThiS produces the protein MNLTINNEQKQFSGKNISELVESLNMISTNGIALAVNEKVVPKTEWEKFQLNDNDKILIIKATQGG, from the coding sequence ATGAATCTGACTATAAATAATGAACAAAAACAATTCTCCGGAAAAAATATTTCCGAATTGGTGGAATCATTAAATATGATTTCCACAAATGGGATTGCTTTAGCCGTGAATGAAAAAGTAGTTCCGAAAACTGAATGGGAAAAATTTCAACTGAATGACAACGATAAAATATTAATCATAAAAGCAACGCAAGGCGGATAA
- a CDS encoding cytochrome B — protein sequence MYTILLTVHSFLRYILLILILFSIVKSFSGWLGKKQFTPGDKKIALFTLISAHLQLVLGLILYFVSPTVKVGLSDMSSTMKDSMLRFWTVEHISMMLIAIILITLGYSLSKRAADDAGKHKRIAIFFLLALIVIFIAIPWPWSAVSRGWM from the coding sequence ATGTACACAATCCTACTCACAGTTCATTCTTTTCTCAGGTATATTTTACTTATCCTGATTTTATTTTCCATCGTGAAATCTTTCAGCGGATGGCTCGGGAAAAAACAATTTACTCCGGGAGATAAAAAAATTGCACTCTTCACTTTAATCTCTGCGCATTTGCAATTAGTGCTCGGGCTCATACTTTATTTCGTCAGCCCCACAGTAAAAGTCGGATTGTCAGATATGAGTTCCACTATGAAAGATTCAATGCTCAGGTTTTGGACGGTGGAACATATTTCAATGATGCTGATTGCAATTATTTTAATCACGCTCGGCTATTCACTTTCAAAACGCGCAGCCGATGATGCAGGAAAACACAAACGCATTGCGATATTTTTTCTGCTCGCGCTCATTGTAATTTTCATAGCGATTCCCTGGCCGTGGTCGGCAGTTTCAAGAGGATGGATGTAA
- a CDS encoding glycosyltransferase family 2 protein → MKVSGFTFVRNAVKFDYPVAEGIKSILPICDEVVVAVGNSEDATFGLIKSIGSPKIKIIETIWDDSLRECGKVLALETDKAFDAISPDSDWAFYMQADECFHENDLPKIKSAMEKWKDDKCVEGLVFNHINFYGTFDYYADSRKWNKKEVRVIRNDKNIRSWKDAMSFRKHEEKLNVKFVDALIYHYGWVKSPKIQQQKRESFEKLWHDEKYIQEKIAAPEFDYSKIDSVAKFTGSHPKVMQERIAQQNWKFEFDKRKAMKTSLRLKILNYIYQTTGIHIGEFRNYKII, encoded by the coding sequence ATGAAGGTCTCGGGATTTACATTTGTACGCAACGCTGTTAAGTTTGATTATCCTGTAGCGGAAGGAATAAAATCCATTCTGCCGATTTGCGATGAAGTAGTTGTTGCCGTTGGAAATTCGGAAGATGCTACATTTGGTTTAATAAAATCCATCGGCTCGCCCAAAATAAAAATTATCGAAACAATTTGGGATGATTCTCTCCGCGAATGCGGAAAAGTTTTAGCGCTTGAAACCGACAAAGCATTTGATGCCATTTCTCCCGACAGCGACTGGGCATTTTATATGCAGGCGGATGAATGCTTTCACGAAAATGATTTGCCGAAAATAAAATCTGCTATGGAAAAATGGAAAGATGACAAGTGTGTGGAAGGATTAGTTTTCAATCATATTAATTTTTACGGCACTTTTGATTATTATGCTGACTCGCGCAAGTGGAATAAAAAAGAAGTGCGTGTGATTCGTAATGACAAAAATATCCGCTCGTGGAAGGATGCGATGAGTTTTCGTAAGCACGAAGAAAAACTGAATGTAAAATTTGTGGATGCGCTCATCTATCATTACGGCTGGGTGAAGTCGCCAAAAATTCAGCAGCAGAAAAGAGAATCGTTTGAAAAGTTATGGCACGATGAAAAATACATTCAGGAAAAAATTGCCGCACCTGAATTTGATTATTCAAAAATTGATTCGGTGGCAAAGTTCACCGGCTCGCATCCAAAAGTGATGCAGGAAAGAATCGCCCAGCAAAATTGGAAATTCGAATTTGACAAAAGAAAAGCGATGAAAACTTCTCTTCGTTTAAAAATTTTGAATTACATTTATCAAACAACCGGAATCCACATAGGAGAATTCAGGAATTATAAAATAATTTAA
- a CDS encoding HesA/MoeB/ThiF family protein, with product MLNKEEINRYSRQIILSEIGADGQEKLKRAKVLVVGAGGLGCPVLQYLVSAGIGEIGIVDDDKVDESNLQRQILYNKEEVGLQKAEVAKKKLQALNPLVNITSYILRLTSENALHIIKEYDLVIDGSDNFPTRYLVNDACVMLNKPLVFGSIFKFEGQVSVFNYKNGPTYRCLFPEPPQDSPNCAEIGVLGVLPGIIGTLMANEALKIILGIGEVLSGKLFVLDALSMQTQILYFEKNVANAKINSLIDYENFCKAKSNSIREISAEELIRKIKQKEKIQIIDVREPSEYSEFNINGENISLHSLSNRISEIKKDIPVIIHCQRGNRSKHAIELLQKEFGFTNLLNLTGGIESFNNCHSEQREESPENIPAHHQRDFSARSALSK from the coding sequence ATGCTGAACAAAGAAGAAATAAATCGTTACTCTCGGCAAATCATTCTTTCTGAAATCGGAGCGGACGGACAGGAGAAATTAAAACGCGCAAAAGTTTTGGTTGTTGGTGCGGGAGGTTTGGGTTGTCCTGTTTTGCAATATTTAGTTTCAGCGGGAATCGGAGAAATTGGAATTGTGGATGATGATAAAGTGGATGAATCAAATTTGCAAAGACAAATTCTATATAATAAGGAAGAAGTTGGATTGCAAAAAGCAGAAGTTGCTAAGAAAAAATTGCAAGCGTTGAATCCGCTGGTAAATATTACTTCTTACATATTACGTCTTACATCTGAAAACGCACTTCATATAATCAAAGAGTATGATTTAGTAATTGACGGCTCTGATAATTTTCCAACGAGGTATCTTGTGAATGACGCTTGCGTAATGCTGAACAAACCGCTTGTGTTCGGTTCGATTTTCAAATTTGAAGGACAGGTTTCTGTTTTCAATTATAAGAATGGGCCGACTTACCGCTGTCTTTTTCCTGAACCTCCGCAGGATTCTCCGAACTGCGCAGAGATTGGAGTGCTCGGGGTTTTACCCGGCATCATCGGAACATTGATGGCAAACGAAGCGCTGAAAATTATTTTGGGAATCGGGGAAGTTCTTTCCGGAAAACTTTTTGTGCTGGATGCGCTTTCAATGCAAACACAAATTCTTTACTTTGAAAAAAATGTTGCGAATGCAAAAATAAATTCGCTGATTGACTATGAAAACTTCTGCAAAGCAAAATCAAATTCAATCCGGGAAATTTCTGCTGAGGAATTAATAAGAAAGATAAAACAAAAAGAAAAAATTCAAATCATTGATGTGCGCGAGCCGTCTGAATATTCTGAATTCAATATTAACGGAGAAAATATTTCTTTACATTCACTCTCTAACAGGATTTCAGAAATTAAAAAAGATATTCCCGTAATTATTCACTGCCAGCGAGGAAACAGAAGCAAACACGCAATTGAATTGTTGCAGAAAGAATTTGGATTTACAAATTTGTTGAACCTTACGGGAGGGATTGAATCTTTCAACAATTGTCATTCCGAGCAACGCGAGGAATCTCCTGAAAATATTCCTGCACATCATCAAAGAGATTTCTCAGCGCGAAGCGCGCTTTCGAAATGA
- a CDS encoding geranylgeranylglyceryl/heptaprenylglyceryl phosphate synthase, with protein sequence MKEIFRYILNCEQKGKKLFAVLIDPDKFNPEVIDECNQSKVDFIFIGGSELKNGSFHRCVNTIKKNTKIPLVIFPGSREQISEKADAILLLSLISGRNPDYLIGEHIRAAKQLKKSKLEIIPTGYILIGGGKNISTQKITHTSPIKNSDINLAVSTSIAGELLGMKMIYLEAGSGSKNSLSEKIIRNVEKNISVPLIAGGGINSAEKAKALCKAGADVIVVGNGIEKDITLVKKISHELARVNTN encoded by the coding sequence GTGAAAGAAATCTTCCGCTATATTCTCAATTGTGAACAGAAAGGCAAAAAACTTTTCGCTGTTCTCATTGACCCCGATAAATTCAATCCGGAAGTTATTGATGAATGCAACCAATCAAAAGTGGATTTTATTTTCATTGGCGGAAGCGAATTAAAGAACGGAAGTTTTCATCGCTGTGTAAACACAATTAAGAAGAATACAAAAATCCCTCTGGTAATTTTTCCGGGAAGCCGGGAACAAATTTCAGAAAAGGCAGACGCTATACTTTTGCTTTCGCTTATCTCAGGAAGAAATCCGGATTATTTAATTGGCGAACACATTCGCGCAGCAAAGCAATTAAAAAAATCAAAACTCGAAATTATTCCGACCGGTTATATTTTGATTGGCGGAGGGAAAAATATTTCAACACAGAAAATCACACACACTTCTCCGATAAAAAATTCAGATATAAATCTTGCCGTTTCTACTTCTATTGCAGGCGAACTCTTGGGAATGAAAATGATTTATCTTGAGGCAGGGAGTGGTTCAAAAAATTCTTTAAGTGAGAAAATCATTCGAAACGTAGAGAAAAATATTTCTGTTCCGCTGATTGCTGGCGGGGGAATTAACTCCGCTGAAAAAGCAAAAGCGCTTTGCAAAGCCGGAGCAGATGTGATTGTAGTTGGCAATGGAATTGAAAAAGATATTACACTTGTAAAAAAAATCAGCCACGAATTAGCACGAGTTAACACCAATTGA
- the gdhA gene encoding NADP-specific glutamate dehydrogenase codes for MATTTAKAPAKAAKAKSNGHSKAENEIKKFMAKVSAKDPNQPEFLQAVMEVAEAVIPFTLENQKYADAKILERIAEPERLLQFRVPWVDDKGRFQINRGFRIQMNSAIGPYKGGLRFHPSVNLSILKFLAFEQVFKNSLTTLPMGGGKGGSDFDPKGKSDNEVMKFCQSFMTELSKHIGDNTDVPAGDIGVGGREIGFMFGQYKRVRNEFTGILTGKGLQYGGSLIRPEATGYGCVYFVQEMLATRGDSFKGKRVVVSGSGNVAQHSIEKVNQLGGKVVTASDSEGYIYDPNGINAEKLAFIMNLKNEKRGRIKEYVKEYKSAKFFAGKTPWEVKCDVALPSATQNELNATDAELLVKNGCIAVGEGANMPSTPDAVTIFQNNKILFAPGKASNAGGVATSGLEMSQNSLRLSWTREEVDQKLHGIMKNIHATCVKYGKDGDYINYVKGANIGGFVKVADAMLAQGMV; via the coding sequence ATGGCAACTACCACAGCAAAAGCACCTGCGAAAGCAGCGAAAGCAAAATCAAACGGACACAGCAAAGCAGAAAATGAAATCAAAAAATTCATGGCAAAGGTTTCGGCAAAAGATCCGAACCAGCCGGAATTTTTACAAGCGGTAATGGAAGTTGCCGAAGCGGTGATTCCGTTCACTTTGGAAAATCAAAAATATGCTGACGCGAAAATTCTCGAGCGCATTGCAGAACCCGAGCGCCTGCTCCAGTTTCGTGTGCCGTGGGTAGATGATAAAGGAAGATTTCAGATTAACCGCGGTTTCCGAATTCAAATGAACAGCGCTATCGGTCCTTACAAAGGAGGTTTGCGTTTTCATCCTTCGGTAAATCTTTCCATCTTAAAATTTTTGGCGTTCGAACAGGTTTTCAAAAATTCTCTCACCACACTTCCGATGGGCGGAGGAAAAGGCGGAAGCGATTTCGATCCGAAAGGAAAATCAGATAACGAAGTGATGAAATTCTGCCAGTCGTTTATGACTGAACTTTCAAAACATATTGGTGATAATACAGACGTTCCCGCAGGAGACATTGGCGTGGGAGGAAGAGAGATTGGTTTCATGTTCGGACAATATAAAAGAGTGAGAAACGAATTCACAGGAATACTTACCGGAAAAGGTTTGCAGTATGGCGGAAGTTTGATTCGCCCGGAAGCAACCGGTTACGGCTGTGTTTATTTTGTTCAGGAAATGCTCGCAACGCGCGGAGATTCTTTCAAAGGAAAACGCGTGGTGGTTTCCGGTTCAGGCAATGTGGCGCAGCACTCAATTGAAAAAGTAAATCAACTCGGAGGAAAAGTGGTTACCGCTTCCGATTCGGAAGGATATATTTACGATCCGAACGGAATCAATGCGGAAAAACTTGCGTTCATCATGAATTTGAAAAATGAAAAACGCGGACGCATAAAAGAATATGTGAAAGAATATAAATCGGCAAAATTCTTTGCGGGAAAAACTCCATGGGAAGTTAAGTGCGATGTGGCGCTTCCATCTGCAACACAAAATGAACTGAACGCAACCGATGCCGAGTTGCTCGTGAAGAACGGATGCATTGCGGTTGGCGAAGGCGCGAACATGCCAAGCACTCCCGATGCAGTTACAATTTTCCAGAACAACAAAATTTTATTTGCTCCCGGAAAAGCTTCCAACGCGGGCGGTGTTGCAACTTCCGGTTTGGAAATGTCGCAGAACTCTCTGCGCCTTTCCTGGACGCGCGAAGAAGTTGATCAGAAACTTCACGGCATCATGAAAAACATTCATGCAACCTGCGTGAAGTACGGAAAAGATGGCGACTACATCAACTATGTGAAAGGAGCGAACATCGGAGGATTTGTAAAAGTTGCCGATGCAATGCTGGCGCAGGGAATGGTGTAA
- a CDS encoding cytochrome c: MRFTFCLLPTTTACCLLAFSSCGNNSSQKNSQAKSSGQTLYENYCTNCHGSDGKLCALGAKDLSMSTLNKEEKIEIITNGKNTMASFKNVMNEKEIGEVVDYIRTLKAK, encoded by the coding sequence ATGAGATTTACATTTTGTTTACTGCCTACTACGACTGCCTGCTGCCTGCTCGCATTTTCTTCCTGCGGAAATAATTCCTCACAAAAAAATTCTCAGGCAAAATCTTCGGGGCAAACTCTCTACGAAAATTACTGCACTAACTGCCACGGAAGCGATGGCAAGCTTTGTGCATTGGGAGCAAAAGATTTATCAATGTCAACACTCAACAAAGAAGAAAAAATCGAAATCATTACAAACGGAAAAAATACAATGGCTTCATTTAAAAATGTGATGAACGAAAAAGAAATTGGCGAAGTAGTGGATTACATTCGAACATTGAAAGCAAAATGA
- a CDS encoding polysaccharide deacetylase family protein — protein sequence MSEFQLPILLYHRIVNENSKIGKHKIYVWEKNFRAQMKFLKENGYETITFEKLSQPSNLPTFQPSIILTFDDGYEDNYTILFPVLKEFGFTAVIFLVTKQTRNEWAMKEGEPELKMMNKEMIKEMSGYGIEFGGHTRTHVDLKKTPKEKFADEIAGCKKDVEEITGKPVVSFAYPFGAHNIETEQAVQNAGYKYGISTIFGPANLQEDLMRIRRIEIRPKDGLSKFKFKARGYYFQKSYLQNLFS from the coding sequence ATGAGCGAATTCCAACTTCCAATTTTGCTTTATCATCGAATTGTGAATGAAAATTCCAAAATCGGCAAGCATAAAATTTATGTTTGGGAGAAAAATTTCAGAGCGCAGATGAAATTTCTGAAAGAGAATGGATATGAAACAATCACATTTGAAAAACTTTCCCAACCTTCCAACCTTCCAACCTTCCAACCTTCCATCATTCTCACTTTCGATGACGGCTATGAAGATAATTACACGATTCTCTTTCCGGTTTTAAAAGAATTCGGATTCACCGCTGTGATTTTTCTTGTTACAAAACAAACCCGCAACGAATGGGCAATGAAAGAAGGCGAACCGGAATTAAAAATGATGAACAAAGAAATGATAAAAGAAATGAGCGGTTACGGAATTGAATTTGGCGGACACACGCGCACGCACGTTGATCTGAAAAAAACTCCCAAAGAAAAATTTGCTGATGAAATTGCAGGATGTAAAAAAGATGTCGAGGAAATTACAGGCAAACCCGTTGTGAGTTTTGCTTATCCTTTTGGCGCACATAATATAGAAACAGAACAAGCAGTGCAAAATGCAGGATATAAATATGGTATCAGCACAATTTTTGGTCCGGCAAATTTGCAGGAGGATTTAATGCGAATCAGAAGAATAGAAATAAGACCAAAAGATGGCTTATCAAAATTTAAATTCAAAGCAAGAGGATATTATTTTCAGAAATCATATTTGCAAAATTTATTTTCATGA
- a CDS encoding leucine-rich repeat domain-containing protein has translation MKSFIKILLPSAFSLLPSFLFAQLLDSAQFNAAKIYTHLNEALENPDKVYRLDLSKKKLKVFPMEILKCKNLQELNLSKNKLDSLPEEIGLLTNLQVLNVSGNKLQYLPDSIGELKNLKKLVGSRNSLIALPKRIGDLESIEILDLWENDLSVFPEELSKLKKLRWMDLRVIMIDDNQEERIRQLLPKAKIFFSPNCHCVTG, from the coding sequence ATGAAATCATTTATAAAAATACTTCTGCCTTCTGCCTTCTCCCTTCTGCCTTCTTTTCTTTTCGCCCAACTTCTCGACTCCGCACAATTCAACGCTGCAAAAATATATACCCATCTTAATGAAGCGCTCGAGAATCCGGATAAAGTTTATCGCCTTGACCTTAGTAAAAAGAAATTGAAAGTTTTTCCGATGGAAATTCTCAAATGCAAAAATCTTCAGGAACTTAATCTCAGTAAAAATAAATTGGATTCTCTTCCGGAAGAAATCGGACTGCTGACCAATCTGCAAGTGCTGAATGTTTCAGGAAATAAATTACAATATCTTCCTGATTCTATAGGAGAATTAAAGAATCTGAAAAAACTGGTTGGCTCTCGCAATTCTTTAATTGCGCTTCCCAAACGCATAGGCGATCTTGAAAGCATAGAAATCCTTGACTTGTGGGAAAATGACCTCTCTGTTTTTCCGGAAGAACTTTCCAAACTAAAAAAACTCCGCTGGATGGATCTGCGCGTTATCATGATCGATGATAACCAAGAAGAACGTATCCGCCAGCTTCTGCCGAAAGCAAAAATATTTTTCTCACCTAATTGCCATTGCGTGACGGGGTGA
- a CDS encoding bifunctional riboflavin kinase/FAD synthetase, with amino-acid sequence MKIYDSIEKFSGVKNPAVTIGTFDGVHLGHQKIIQQLKESAESVKGESVILTFYPHPRMVLFPDDEDLKLLNTEEEKKELLEKFGVEHLIIHPFTKKFSRITYTEYVRDILVNKLKTKKLIIGYNHHFGRNREGTFQKLKELARIYNFELEKISAQVINKVEISSTKIRKALMGGDIKIANKFLGYEYSIKGKVVKGKGLGKQLGYPTANIQIDDKHKLIPADGIYAVTAEVENKLYNGMISIGFNPTIGGDKKSIEVNIFDFEKEIYGENIRIFFKQKLRDEKKFDSMETLKKAIDGDKEKTLKILSA; translated from the coding sequence TTGAAAATCTACGACAGCATAGAAAAATTTTCGGGTGTGAAAAATCCCGCTGTCACCATCGGCACTTTTGATGGCGTGCATTTGGGGCATCAGAAGATTATTCAGCAATTGAAAGAAAGCGCGGAATCTGTAAAAGGAGAATCGGTGATACTTACTTTTTATCCGCATCCGCGCATGGTGCTTTTTCCCGATGACGAGGACTTGAAACTGCTGAACACCGAAGAAGAAAAAAAAGAACTGCTGGAAAAATTCGGAGTGGAGCATTTAATTATTCATCCGTTCACGAAAAAATTCTCGCGCATTACTTATACAGAATATGTACGCGATATTCTGGTAAACAAACTGAAAACAAAAAAGCTCATCATCGGCTACAATCATCACTTCGGCAGAAACCGGGAAGGAACTTTTCAGAAACTGAAAGAACTCGCGCGCATTTATAATTTTGAACTGGAAAAAATTTCTGCTCAGGTGATAAACAAAGTTGAAATCTCTTCCACCAAAATCCGAAAGGCATTAATGGGCGGTGATATTAAAATTGCGAATAAATTTCTAGGTTACGAATACTCTATCAAAGGAAAAGTTGTTAAAGGAAAAGGATTAGGCAAGCAACTCGGCTATCCAACGGCAAACATCCAAATAGATGATAAACATAAACTGATTCCTGCTGATGGGATTTATGCAGTGACTGCTGAAGTAGAAAACAAACTATACAACGGAATGATAAGCATTGGCTTCAATCCGACAATTGGCGGTGATAAAAAAAGTATTGAGGTTAACATCTTTGATTTTGAAAAAGAAATTTATGGCGAAAACATTCGTATCTTTTTCAAACAGAAATTACGAGACGAAAAAAAGTTTGACAGCATGGAAACATTGAAGAAAGCCATTGACGGAGATAAAGAAAAAACGTTAAAGATTTTGAGCGCATGA
- a CDS encoding thiamine phosphate synthase: MKVILISPSDKKESEIPFLLNMFEQGLQTYHLRKTKYSTRQLRNFIGEIPEKYHPRIVIHTHHELVMKFNLKGVYISRSHKKRKLRTALRMFWFRLRKRKLALSCTFRSIEDILDYKPKYDYVLLSPVFDSLSGNFQAGFSEQNLRNALRQTKYTVLARGGVSVDTIQKAYELGFNGLAFYSGIWKTKYPVEEFKKVKEKFNELKIPME, translated from the coding sequence ATGAAAGTAATTTTAATTTCTCCTTCCGATAAAAAAGAATCTGAAATTCCTTTCCTGCTGAATATGTTTGAGCAGGGATTGCAGACCTATCATTTGCGCAAGACAAAATATTCTACTCGGCAGCTCAGAAATTTCATAGGGGAAATTCCTGAAAAATATCATCCGCGCATTGTCATACATACGCATCACGAACTTGTAATGAAATTTAATCTGAAAGGTGTTTATATTTCCCGCTCTCATAAAAAAAGAAAGTTAAGAACCGCGCTCAGAATGTTTTGGTTCAGATTGCGAAAAAGAAAACTTGCACTCTCCTGTACGTTCAGAAGCATTGAAGATATTCTCGACTACAAACCGAAATATGATTACGTACTTCTCTCGCCTGTGTTCGACAGTTTATCCGGAAATTTTCAGGCAGGATTTTCGGAACAGAATCTTCGCAATGCACTCAGGCAAACAAAATACACAGTGCTTGCTCGCGGTGGAGTTTCTGTTGATACAATTCAGAAAGCATACGAGTTAGGATTTAACGGGCTCGCATTTTATTCCGGAATCTGGAAAACAAAATACCCGGTGGAAGAATTCAAAAAAGTAAAAGAAAAATTTAACGAACTGAAAATTCCGATGGAGTGA
- the thiH gene encoding 2-iminoacetate synthase ThiH → MKSFEEIFSGYDWNEVQESIYSKTSLDVKIALNRNGKKTLEDFKALISPAGKNHLEEMAQLSHRITQKRFGKTLQMYVPLYLSNECQNICTYCGFSLDNKIPRKTLTDEEILKEVSVIKAMGYDHVLLVTGEANKTVGVSYLANAINLIRPFFSNISIEVQPLEQNEYEFLISLGLHSVLVYQETYHRENYSAHHPKGKKSNFSYRIETPERLGKAEVYKIGLGVLIGLEDWRSDSFFCAMHLDYLEKKFWQTKYSVSFPRLRPAEGAELPKKFLSDKELTQLICAYRIFDEEVELSLSTRESPKFRDNIIKLGITSISAGSKTNPGGYAVGKESLEQFEIHDERSPKEISEMIRRQGYEAVWKDWDRTYHAEKV, encoded by the coding sequence GTGAAATCTTTCGAAGAAATATTCAGCGGTTATGATTGGAACGAAGTTCAGGAAAGTATTTATTCCAAAACTTCTTTGGATGTGAAAATTGCATTGAACAGAAACGGAAAAAAAACTTTAGAAGATTTCAAGGCACTGATTTCTCCGGCTGGAAAAAATCATCTGGAAGAGATGGCGCAGCTTAGTCATCGCATCACGCAAAAACGTTTCGGAAAAACGTTGCAGATGTATGTCCCGCTTTATCTTTCTAACGAGTGCCAGAACATTTGCACGTACTGCGGTTTTTCCCTCGACAATAAAATTCCTCGCAAGACATTGACCGATGAAGAAATTCTGAAAGAAGTTTCCGTGATTAAAGCGATGGGCTATGACCACGTGCTGCTTGTGACCGGTGAAGCGAATAAAACTGTCGGAGTTTCTTATCTCGCGAATGCAATTAATCTGATTCGTCCATTCTTTTCAAATATTTCCATTGAAGTTCAGCCGCTGGAGCAAAATGAATATGAATTTTTAATTTCGCTCGGGCTTCATTCCGTTTTGGTTTACCAGGAAACTTATCATAGAGAAAATTATTCTGCACATCATCCGAAAGGGAAAAAATCAAATTTTTCCTATAGAATAGAAACGCCTGAAAGATTAGGAAAAGCTGAAGTTTATAAAATCGGATTGGGGGTTTTGATTGGCTTGGAGGATTGGCGCTCTGATTCTTTTTTCTGCGCAATGCATCTGGATTATCTGGAAAAAAAATTCTGGCAGACAAAATATTCTGTTTCATTTCCTCGTCTTCGCCCTGCAGAAGGTGCTGAACTACCAAAAAAATTTTTATCCGATAAAGAATTGACGCAATTAATTTGCGCCTATAGAATTTTTGATGAAGAAGTTGAACTTTCTCTTTCCACACGTGAAAGTCCGAAGTTCAGAGATAACATTATCAAATTAGGAATTACTTCTATCAGTGCCGGATCGAAAACAAATCCGGGCGGTTACGCAGTGGGAAAAGAATCACTCGAGCAATTTGAAATTCACGATGAGCGTTCTCCTAAAGAAATTTCTGAAATGATTCGAAGACAGGGCTACGAAGCAGTTTGGAAGGATTGGGACAGAACTTATCACGCAGAAAAAGTATGA